The region TATTCTGACCtgcaaaggcacaaaaaagatATTCTTTCCCTTAAACCCAGGATCTGGTAGGCTTCTCCGTGTTTCTCTCCACTTGCTTTAGCTGTTTTTCTGCCACCACCAATGGATGTGATGTCATCGTGAGGTCTATAAGTCAAGGCTCCACATTTCTTTCATGcatgtagttttgtttttccttttttatgactaatactttttattttgtgtttgtattatcTTAACATGTTCTATAAATAAATTGACTGACTAATGCCCTCTTCATCTTCAGTTGAAGCAGTACAGCCTGTAATGTTGAACTGCAATTTTAAAAAGGTTCAATGACACAACATGCAGAGTTGGCAAGTCTCAACTCCTTCAATGTTTATAAGCAGAGTGTTTATGTGTAAACTCTTTACACCATGACTGGAGCAAACACAGAGGGGACTTTACTCCTCTGTTGTTCAAACTACTCCCAGGCTGGGAGATTTGTGGGTTAAATGCCACAACCCACAAATCTCCCAGCCTGGGTTCAGTcccactgagagagagaagcgtTCTGATTGTTCCAGGATCTCTCCAACACTAAAAACATTGACGACTACAGACCCACCCAGAGTTCACGGAGGGTTCCTGGTAtacagtttgttttaatttacagtAATACCTCGTGTTAGGTACATTTTTCCTAGGAAAACTCCTGGTTGACCAAAAAGATTTACTGTTTAATGTTTCCAGAAACAGCTGTGACAATTTGTTAGggataaacagaagaaaactgTTTGCAGAGTAAACACAATAGGGGGGGGGAAAGAAGGAGTCATCCCAGAGAAAATACTAAGCAGCAGAAAATCCAATCCTCCAGTGTTTGATTGACAAGACATCCCCggaaaaaacatcacagacattagctgttttcacatatgcactcctgaaactATCTAGATAGTTGATAGGACTGCTCgagagattctcccgacctggccgttcacatatgctcctcacagctggagactatcccagtcagacgggaggggggtcggggggtctcctgaggtaagacgtgatgtaaataaacaacgcggaagtagcggtcgaagcaacagagtccactatacaacgctataatgagaatatttgcctttatatcaatgctatgtgtaatccaacagaatgacaacatcaacaaaagagtgaaaaacaacatactgacgagcagaaaacataatgcagccgtttaacaacgtgcacagagatcgtagtgtaGCAGTcgcagtatataaacgtcactccccctacAATTGGCCTGAgatgaattctccggagaatatcctgcagcgttctcacatcagcccactcagaCTTGCTGGAAAAAATTCTAGGGATCTggaaggagaaactccgggtgaagctcctcctggaaatatccagagtttttcagtaGATTTCTGCTAGTGTGAAAGCCCTTATTGAGGCACATTCCTTAAAAACCCCATGTCTTCACTTTTGAATGACAGCACTAaaactttatcttgtcattacTCTACCAGGAAATGAAATAATAGCAGACTTTTATTCCTGAAGGTGTTATTATCATTCCTAAAATGATTCTAGTCAAATGTCTAAACAcgttgtaaatataaataaaaatgaatgacatCCACAGTAATGTGCAATTATGGGCTCTGTGCTGCAGCAATATCACATATCTTTGAATTGTGCAGGAGGAACTGAAAAATCCAAACCAACCAGGGCATACACTGAACATTTTCAGCATGAAGAATGTACTTTTTGTCCTTTGTTTAAAGCTAACATTATTGGTACAACAGATCATTCCTactattgtgtgtgtgcagatgtatGTTCTCCTAACCTGTGTGTGGCAGGCTGCCATTGTTTTTGCCTTGCTCTGTCGTTGCCTCCAGGTTGGTCTGATTCTCGGCAATCAGCTGCAGCTCGCTGACCTCCGCCCTGATGCTTTGGACCCCCTCTGGCACCTACAGCACAAAGCAGTTCATACAGTAGAAATGGCCACAGAAGTTGTTTTTACCTTATTGTCTCAATATACTCAAATACAAGGCATAATGGAATGGATAACTACATGAAATAACACGTTCCACAAGTTCAACGGTTTCAAAGTATTCCCTACTTTCTGGTTTCATTAgtactactactattattaaGCTTTATTCAATATGTACTGACCCTATAGATATATTGTGCAGTAATTACTATGAAATGTGGGGCAGTCATTGTTTTTCAGGTTGTTAGCTTTAAAGTGGATGTTGATTTAAACAAAACCACCcatctttttttgttctattttgcCTCTTGTTTgtgtattattaaaaaaatgttcagtcattatttaaattttttttatttataataatcaGAAGGAAAAGCGGCTAATGCAGatccaaataaataatgaaacagaTTCAGAGTTTGTTGTCCTGATACCTGAAATGCAGGAGACACAAAGTCAGCTGTGGAGATGTCTTACAACCATAGGCTATAGACTATATCAAACATGGACGTAGGTTGTTTCTGAAGAGGTGCTCTGATCCAAATCATGGCCGATGGCATGTTGTAAATTCTTttaacttttgatcaatctaAAAACAGCCTCCCTGTTTTATGCTTATAACTTTTGTTACTCTGTTGATGTGTATTGGAAATATCCAAGCGATCTGAAGGGGAATATAAAAGGTAACGTGAACCTGTGAGTATAAGTGTCTGTGGTGAGCAGAGGGGCGGTGTGGCAACAGTGGACAGAGTTAAGAATATCAAAAGAAATGTCCAGTGACCTCAGGTTGAGCTCtgtatttattaatttagaaTTGTATTTTGGTCTTTCTGCCTTTCTTTAGATGGGACTGTAAATAGAGTAGGAAACGtgggagagagggtggggaatgacatgtggcgaaggagccacaggttggagtTGAACCCATGCCGCCCGCTTGTATAGACTTCATACATCTTGTTTGACTTAACTGCTAGTCCATTGGTGCCCCAGCTCTGAATTTTTAAAGGACTGTCTTACAGAAAAATAAGGCCACAGCAAGAAGAAGACGGGTAGGGGCATGTTAGAAGGACAATGGAAGAAGAACTGGGAAACAAGAGCATGTAGTATGTTATGCAATGTACCTCAGAGTTGCTGGATGCACAGGAGCTTGCTCTTTTCGGACACAGTTTGGGTCTGAAAATACAGTACCACAGTAATTTTACAGTTTATAATTACAGACATATCCAGAAACCAGCTGTGATGAATgtcctcttttattttaatctgaCTCTTGACAGTTCTTTcccaagaataaaaaaatcctgGTGTTCACACTTTgaccagaaatgtaaaaatggacACTATCCCATACAACTGTACTGACTGTAACCACCCCCATTTAATACAAAATAGCTCCAACATACCCGTGGCTGTTTCCCCCTCAATAGTTGCTCTATTGTGGTGTTGGATGATAGAGCAGGATGCACCACAATCTTGCATTCACAAATACCACAACTCATAACATTTCACAAAGTGGTCGTTACTGAGAAGTTACTGCTACGTTATGCTTCTTCCTGTAGAAATGCATCACTGTCACTGCTGAGGGCCAAGTTATTTGCCCCACAGACACACTGGTGGCTATACTGTTATATACTTTCACATCTGAAACAGTTACAAATATTGTCAGCTTATGCCTATTTTCCCATGCATCCTTCAACCAGTGAAGCATGCAGAAATACTCGAGCAAGTTCCCGCTTATTAAAAATTACCCTTACAGCTGAATGAGTTCATTACTGTACCAGCAACAGGTCAACTGAGGGTAACCCCTGCTGTGACACTTTTCCACCTTCGGCTGTTTTCTGACCAGAAGGGAATTGGGGGGAATTAATCACACAACGGCTTCAAACTTTCAAGATTATTTATCTCAGCAGGCTAGTTTTTTCCCTAATGATTTCTgtgaacacatttaaatgataaGGAAACTGTATGAGAAAAAATCCCAGCTACTGTTGCTGCTCTTGAGCTTGAGTTTCATGGTTCTGCATTTCCTGGCTTCTGAAagacttgttttgttgttcttgcaAATTACACTTTCATTTTATTGAACACATGCTTCCAATTTCCTTGACATTAACAGTGAGAACCTGTGGATTTATTGTGCCTAATGGATTAGTTGGAGACACTGATCTGCATTTGAAATTAACACTATTACTGttaaaaagaggtttttttctcacagcaaGCTAAGGCTGACGCAAAGCTTTACCTCTCTGGATTTTGAATCAGCTGGACCAGTAGGGAAAAACAGACACCATGTCAGAACAGATAGTATtacaaaatgtccaaacttAACCCCCACAGGCTTGGGTGGATTGTCTGTGAGATGGATAAGAAAGAACAGCTTGTAAGGAACACCCTTTATTAGCTGATAATGCTATACCAAACCTACATTGAGCTTTAATTCTCCTTGTTGTTCCTTTCCCTGATTTCCCTGCCCATTACTCTCGTGCATTTCTGTGCTGGAATCGGTGCCAGGTGCTGCACCTTGAATGCCCCTTTCTTTGGCAAGAATGCGCCACATCAAGGAAGCCGCACAGTTGCAGCCAAACCTAACTAATCTCCAAGGGTCACCACATCAGGGACTGAGGCTTCCAGCTGAGTCAATACAACAAAGTGTTGACTTTGTGCTGCATATATGTGAGTGTCTGCATCtgggtgtgtgtgcacatttacTGTCTGGCCAGCCCACTTTCATTAATAGGAGAAATCAAATAGAAGAACTTGTGAACTTTCTCAGAGGAAAATCAATGAAATGCTCACAGCTGTGTAACATTATACTCGAGCACCCTGGTGTTTCAAGCAACACAACAACGTCAGCACAAAACCCAAAGAGAAGCACCAGTCGCTGAAGCCAATTAGACATGGTGGCAAAAAAGGTACTGTATAGTTCCAACTTCTATGTCTGTTATGCACACTGCCCGATTAGCTTTTGTAGGTTAAAACTAAATCATTACTTGAGGTGCATTACTTTCCTTGTGACAATACCTAAACAGCTGTTATTCATATCAGTAAGATCATAACGTTGTAATACCACTAAGAGCCAAATCCAATGGGagatttggtttaaaaaattGCTGGTGTCTGCTCTATGGGCCTCAAATATTAACACATAAAAAAGTACCAAGAAGATTCAAGTAACTACATCTAGGCTTTTTGCTTTGTGCACCACTAAGCAAATCTCATTATAAACAGAACAGAATGTGTAACTCTACATTGGGTTATATTTATACATCCATGCATCAGCATGGAAAACATACTCACAATAGTTATGCTAACATTAAGATGTTATGCAGGAATAACGATGCTCATGTTTGTTGGGATGCTGACATAGTGAAAATGGACATAAGTTCAGCTGAGACTAATTGGGAAATTGTTTGCTTTACTGGTTGTCTGACATTGTAGGTCGCATGTTATGCAAATTaaactttaccatgtttttcgaacactaatatgtgtccttaGCCCATCTACAAAttccccaattatgagaaaagtccacccTCCACggcttttgtctgctccacttttcggAGTATGtatgctcaaacaggccgtttggagactttccctttgtgacatcacaaaagggcagtaacccctcccacgggtgggtgacactcccacagctaggtatttgttctgccctctgactctgccttcttactgtaaacaatagggcaagGTGCAAAATAGCTCAAGCTAAATCCCCTttcagagaggggcgtggttgAGGACAGCtgacttgcatttaaagctacagacacagaaacagcctgttccaAGCTGGGCTGAAATAGaagggtttataggcatgataaagTAGCGGATCAGACTGGACTTTaccaagaaacttcacagaaatgttttggggagctttgAGACTTAATTGAATGAGTTAAAAAGgattataatatgtgacctttaaagcaaaAAACGTCAATTGGAGGATCGAAAGAGTTTAAACTTGACAAGATCAAATACTAGTAATTTGTAGTCGTTCTCTGGAGACCATGAATTACTGTACACAAGTTAAGTAAGTCATTCTGGATATtgtcatatatttaaaatagaatgaaaaacatgaacttGCTAACGTTGAAGGTATCTATTAAATGTGGGTATTCACTGATGCGATCTGTTGCACATTGATATCAGCATCATGCCTGGTTGATAGAAATAATCACATCTGAAAATGCACCTTTATCAGTAGCCGATGTATCAGCTGTGTGGTATTAATTTAATGATGGCAAGCAAGTGTATCTAACTGCATATTCAGAGAAGAGGCCTGTATTTCCACTTTGATTTATGACATCTGTTAGACCAAGTAGGATTTATAATCTAATTAAGAACCTTCACAGCTTTATGTTTCAGTTTGTATACAGTAATTGTTGTTCTGTTACCTGAAAATGATGCAGAGGGCACTTGTAAGTATCAAAGCGAAGAAGGCAGCTCCACTCACAGCAGCCAGCAGAGAGTCTACTTTACTGGTTGCTAGAGCGGTGGCTCGACGGTCCCCCCCTGGCTCAGTCAGGTTGTGGTAATGGAAGAGAAGTGCAAAGCCACGACCCCAGTGGGTGGTGGTGATTAACTCCATGATCACCTCCACCATCTCCTGGTTGGAGCCAAAAACCAGCTGGCTGCTCGGAGGCCGGTTGGAGCCGCAGAACCTGGAGGAGAAGGTGATGAGGTCCGAGATGTAAAGGACATCGTGGGGGCAGGTGTCAAGCATCGAGTGTTGGGTTTCGGGGCTCACAGCTGGAGTTTCGGTAGAAGGTGGAGGGGCAAAGGTTGTCTCCTCCATTACTGGGCTTGGATTAGAACTGGGGCTGAGGTCTCCCATGAGGTGAGACAAGGAAGCAGAGTTTACAGCTTTATCTCCATCAGGCACAGCCCCAAGCAGGAggtgaagagagggaggaggtggtgacGACAGGCCAGAGGAGGCTTCTGCAGATCTTTTGGCAGAATTCGAGACTTCGGCAAGCTCCATTTTTGTGGACTGTTCCTGGACCACTACTTGCTTGACCTCGCCATCCTTGGAGGACTGCTGATTCTTCGTGACATCACCTGCACTCAGAATTGTGGTATCTTTAACTTCTGATGAAGCTTCATCGGACACTAAGCCTCCAGGAGTGAAAGTCACCTCTTCGtccgcctcttcctcctcaaaaTTAGAGATGGCGGCGAACTGGGCAGCTGAGTCATGGCTTTCAAAGACGTCAAAGTCAAATATCTCCAGAATCAGCTGGTAATCAACAGGCACAAAGAACTGCCAAACACAGTGTGTCCCAGAGGAGTAGTTGTAGGGGAAGCCAGGAGACAGAATAAGACCTTGGACATCCACCACATCCACCTTGGCACCACAGTCAAAGTATACCTGCAATATAAATGAGATAAGATACTGAATCCTAGTGCCTTagattttaaggtttatttgaGACATTTCCCCTTCTAAGAAAGACAATTTACTTTCCTCACATACTGCTGCACTAAAGTGACCAATTAAAGCATTGAAAATGCCTGACACAGCCTAAAATGTGATATCAGAATTGGTGCATATCCAATCTTTACATAGAACCAATACCATAAGTCCCACGCCTCCCCAAATGTATTCAGTTTTTCTGTCTCCAAAACAAATTACGATTACTGTCAGATCAATTTAACtgtaaaggacaaaaacaaaacaaatgaagaccTTTTACAAATGATCTACTTCCTTAAAGGTGACATCAGGATGGCTTTCTAGCTTACATGCCGCTACTTGGCTGCCCCTTTCATAGTTCAGTATCTTTTGGTAACAGTTACTTCAGTAAACC is a window of Labrus mixtus chromosome 5, fLabMix1.1, whole genome shotgun sequence DNA encoding:
- the si:dkey-112e17.1 gene encoding uncharacterized protein si:dkey-112e17.1: MTCVTSLGAHAFMTTYLLFVMGCVAQKVYFDCGAKVDVVDVQGLILSPGFPYNYSSGTHCVWQFFVPVDYQLILEIFDFDVFESHDSAAQFAAISNFEEEEADEEVTFTPGGLVSDEASSEVKDTTILSAGDVTKNQQSSKDGEVKQVVVQEQSTKMELAEVSNSAKRSAEASSGLSSPPPPSLHLLLGAVPDGDKAVNSASLSHLMGDLSPSSNPSPVMEETTFAPPPSTETPAVSPETQHSMLDTCPHDVLYISDLITFSSRFCGSNRPPSSQLVFGSNQEMVEVIMELITTTHWGRGFALLFHYHNLTEPGGDRRATALATSKVDSLLAAVSGAAFFALILTSALCIIFRPKLCPKRASSCASSNSEVPEGVQSIRAEVSELQLIAENQTNLEATTEQGKNNGSLPHTVSAGRDISHNEEVDLSCSGLTELDLGADEVFIVSSAPSPSRLPFSPHTQRERFLRHSDTGPGPAGDWPSLDSNASPNGSRSAKDSSSGCSRPRAWSVRTFQDFLPPLPQLHKKWCSWNSTSPFTKLVDSTPSSLVTDCREGESRKVFSDIHLEANADNSITSDSSISNASYPLTQPAQRQRRLNSASNLRRSRFTGHCFGLLSGTADPTKAPCLTLAPGSPSDSSPGSPSSTQGQIESGQAGKRFPGEADHISVPVFAISEEEDRQPLVSAEHLDQTSLSTVLNGAIRGIYEKKRPLDASSSLSPQSQRARPEWRPWGSQVTGGVGPLPSIESNKVNQPSLSQSSVLCSVTNHM